The Microbulbifer sp. TB1203 nucleotide sequence GGTCATCGAACTTGCAAAATCTACCTATTCTATAACGTCCAGCATATTTTAAATTGAAGTTAAACCTGCCTTGCTCTGAATTTATAAGTTTATTGGCATTGACATCTTTATTATCGACACTGTCCGAAACTTCCGACATATAAATGGTCAACGGGAAAGCCAAGTCCTCACCTAAAACTAAATTCCCCCTGTAGGGCGTAATTTTAATTTGTTGATCACCACCACTACTTGGTAAAATCGTAAAATCCTTAAACCATCCTTCCGTGGTCGTTGTATATAAAATTCCGCCGCAAAACCATTGCCTTAACAGTGAACAGTCGTTCGCTCTAGTTCCATCAACGGCAGCCCCACCACTTGTCAAAAGCACACTTTTCAGGTTCCCCTCAAGTTGAGGCTGATCCAATATAGTACGCCCAGCTCCATCTTCTCCATTCACATAAGCTATATTTGACGAGTTTTCTAACAGTGCTGATCCAAATGAGCTTGATGAAAAAAATAAGATTAGAATCCACAAATATTTCATTAGATTTTCCTTATCCCCTCAAGAAATGAGATGCAGTTCACGTTGATTTTGAGAAATGATTCTAACCGATAAATGGCTGACACAGAATAGCTAAAAGTCTCCAGTCGCTTCAATATAACCTTATTTATCGACCTGACATTCATGTAAATATAGGAAAAAGAACATTCCGAACCCAATATGTGCAATCCGGGCAGTGGTAGTATCAAAAATAGAAGAGAGCTCTATACATTGGCTAGAAACGGCTTCACAACTACTGCCAGTGACAGGCAAATGATATGACGCATCAAAACTCCCTTTGATTGGTCACCCTGTTTAGTGCCGCGTGCTTTATTTAACCGCGACGAAGAGGGACTAAATGAAGCCGTACGGTTTTACTACAAGAACAATAGCTCCAGGAACCAGTTTGAAAAAAGGTTTTGCTTAAGGAACCCCTGCATAAACAGGGTCAGATCAACATTCTGACATGATATCCACCCAAATGAATTAACGTCATACAACCGCTGCTGACCCGATTTTATATACGCGCGGCTACGGAATGGAGGCGCAGCCGCAATGTGGTGGACGTCGCCGTTCCGGGTAGGAGCCGCCCTCTCGGGCGACGCCCCCCACAGATCCGGACTTGACCTTTAAGTCATCCGGTTCTTCAGCACGTTCCCTGTTAGAAGATGTTTGTGTCCTGCAGCAACGCCCATCGCTCATTGTGCTCCAAGCTGCGCGACAAACGTTCTGTTCGCCTATATGACCATTTACAGTGACAGGATTTGCGAGCTCAACGTCTCTCTCCTGGTTCCATGATCAAGCCATCTTCTCCGGTCTTCACTTCCCTACAGTGGGTCCCACGGACAAAAGGTTCCCCACCTACTAACGGTACTATTGTCGACTAAGACTTCCGACCTCGCTTCTTGGGTTTCTTCACTCTCGCTATCGGCCCCCAATACCTGGTGTCTCTCCGCTGTTTGTTCGTATTTCCGGTTTGGACTCTCCGCGACGTGCAGCAGATCATTTCGCGAAGCCCGGTGTATTTATTTACCGGTCCACCATTGCCGGTTATCTGAGCCAGGACTCAATCGGACCCCGGAAGCCCGTACGCCCCGAGTGCCCGAGCTACCCCTGTAAGCGCATGCCATGTTCTCAGACCCCAGCGGTGTCGCAGCAACTTGCCATGGCGTTACTGAGACTGCTGCTTTCCGGTACACAGGCAAACCGTTAGCTTTCCCATCTATCAATGGTTATCCAAATGACCGCCACTCTACAATATTTCGGGGCTCAATAAATGGCCTACACTCTCGCTCCACCCTTGCTCCGCACACCTTGTTACCAAGATCGCACCCGGGCTTCACTACTGACCTGCTGGCTAGGCTTTGGTCGTGGTGGGACTGAGGTCCAGGCGTGAGCCCTGACCTGCACCCACTGGGTAATATTAGCCAATTTCCGAATTTATAAAAATTCGCCCCAAGACTTCGGATTTATCTCGGCACGAGCCTGGCTTGGTTATGTTTTGAATCAACTCTCCAGGTTCAACTTCATTTCTAGCAGAGAACCTCGAAAGCCAAACTTCTCATATGCTCGAACAGCGGAATTATTCTCCGCATATACGTCAAGATAAAAGTAGGTGACTCCTCGTTGTTGGCCCCAACTGACCAGATCTTCCAAGATGACCCTGTTTAACCCGAGCCCTCTGTACTCCTCTGCCACATACATAAAACCTAAATATCCATGGTTGTCGTGGTCCAAGGCAGGCTTTGAGTGGCGGACCTGAACGTACCCTGTAGCGATAATGTCACCAGAAACTTCTCCAACGACCAACCTACTATGACGATCAGAAATCAGTTTTTCGATGTCGTAGTAGTAGGCGTCTTTTTCTTTCAGAGACGCATTATACGGACGCTCAGCGTCAATCACTTTCTGTTCCAATGCCGCGAGAGAATGATAGTCGTCAACTCTTGCTTCCCGCACAATCAATCCATCTAAACTCATCAATACTCCATTCTCGGTATCTCGTCGCAAACATAACATTTATATCGTAGTCTCACAGACTGACATCTCCCGCCTCATATCTCAACTGGGACAAACTGCCCAAGAATGCACCGTAAGCCAGAAAACATCAAGCATACAGCCAGTTCACCATACTCGGTTGCCACCATAAAAATGATCACCGAGACTCATATCCCCAACTCACTTTCAGATTGTAAACTTATGATTTAATTAGCTTTTTACACATCAACCACTACCGTCAAATATATCGGCCTCACGATCAGTTTTCCTGCCCACTGACCACAACACCCGGCAATCATCAGAGCATCTAGAACAAGGTTTCACTTATTAATTGGTACTTTGGTACATCACATCAGGTGACACGGCAGGGAACTCTGGATAATGCATTTTGGTATTCCAGTGTTCCTCCGATTTCGAAGGTGGTGGGTTTCTAGATTCCGGCGTGAGCTTCGCTGCTCTAACGAGTCGCCGGAATGACGATGGTGGCAGATGCTTTGGCGAAGGTGTGGTCTTTGGGTGCGAAAATGCTGGCTACTGGATGGTGGATGTTTCGAGTTTCGAGCTAGCAGCGGGCGGCCAGTGCCGCCCGCGCTTCCGGGTCAGTTTGCGCTACACACCGGCATCTGAAAGCTGCCGTCGTGATTACCCTGGAAACCAAAGCTGGCGGACTGCCCCGGTTGCAGGTTGCCGTTCCAGCTGATATTGGAAACGGTCAGGGTCCTGCCATCCGCGGACATATTAAAGTTGCCGTTCCAGCCGTTGGTCAGCACTACGGCTTCGGGGAATTGCAGGGTTACCTGCCAACTGCCAATGGCGGAGTTGCCGCCGTTGGTGACGGTGACATTGCTGAGCACGAAGCCGCTGCTCCATACATCCGCGGTGCCCGGTTCGCAGGTCACGCCGCCGTTGCCGGACGGTGTTCCCACGGTGATGGAAACGGTGGCCGGTTCTGAGGTGGCGCCGGCGTTGTCGGTTGCGGTGAAGGTGAAGCTGTCGTTGCCGGAAAATCCGCTGTTGGGTGTATAGAGGCGGTTGGCGCCGCTGCCGCTGAGATTGCCGTTGGCGGGGCCGTTTTGCAGGGTGTAGCCGGTGATGCTGCCGTCGCTGTCGCTGCCGCTCAGCGTGATCGACAATTGTGTTTGGTAGGCGGTGGAGAGGTTCTGGCTGTCGGCCACCGGTGGGCAGTTGCCGCCGCAGGCGGAGCCGCCGCCGTCCCAGTTGCGGACGATGTCCCGCACGAGTCGGCCGGACTCGGTGAGCTGGTCCTGGCCCCAGCCGCCGGAGACGTTGGCGCCGGGTACCAGTGCGGAGGCGCCCTCCTCTTTATCGTTCAGAGCCCAATTGGCGTGGCTGAGGTTGTTGTCCTCGAGAAAATTCATCCAGGTCTGGGTCTCGCCATAGTCCACCCCGCCGTCACCGTCGGCGTTGACGGCGCCCCACTCGGTAACGAAAAGCGCGATGCCGTTGTTCAACGCGGTCTGCGCTTTGTCCCGCAGGTATTGTTTGTGGGTGCCGGCGTAGAAGTGCAGCGTGTAGGCGATATTGGCGTAGCCCCGGATCGGGTCCCAGGAGGCCGCGTCCACATCCTGGGACCAGGTGGGTGTGCCGACGATGATCAGGTTGTCCGGGTCGATAGCGCGAATGGCGGAGATCACGGTTTCCGCGTAGGGCTTGATCACGCCGCTCCAGGAGACCTGCAAAGGTTCGTTGTAGATCTCGTAGATTACGTTGTCGTGGTGGCCGTAGGTCTGGGCCATTTCCTCGAAGAACGCCACCGCCTGGGCGGTGTAGTCTTCGGCGTGGTGGGAGTGCCAGTCGATAATGACGTACATATCGTTGGCGATGGCGGCATCCACCAAGGCGACCACGCGGTTCTTATTGCCGGTGGGGTCTTCCAGGTAGCCGCCCTCTTCGTCCACGCCCATGGCGGCGCGCACCAGGGTGGCATTCCAGTCGCTTTTCACCCAGCTTACCGCGCCGGTGTTGTAGAACCGCTCGCCGCCCCAGCCGGTGTTACTCCAGAAAAAACTGGGGCCGGCGAGGCTGCGTGCCTGGCCGCCGGCGAGTATGCGGTTGCCGTTTACTGTTAGGGGTTCTACTGCCAGGGTGGTGTTGGCGAGCAGAGCCAGTAGCAGTGCTGCGGCGACGGTGGACCACCGACGGTGAGGGGGATTTTCTTTTGTTTGGTTTTTCATTTTGATTTTCCCGGGTTGGGGATATCTGAAAAGGGATGTTATCTCGGGCCGGAATCCGGGAGCTCCAATGAGTTCCGTGTGCTGGATTCCGGCCTTCGCCGGAATGACGAGACAGGTTCGGAGGTTCCTCAGTTAGCGGAACACGCCGGTAGTGCGAAGTCTCCGCCGTGCTCTCCCTGGAAGCCGAAGGTCACTGTCTGCCCTGTCTGCAAATTGCCGTTCCATTCCAGGTTGGAGACGGTGAGGGTGTGGCCGTCGGGGGACAGGGAGAAGTTGGCGCTCCAGCCGTTGATGGCGCTTACCGGGGAGTCGAAGCTCAGTACCAGTTGCCAGCTCTGTATGGGCGCGCCGCGGTTGGTTATCGCAATATTGCTGAGTACGAAACCATTGCTCCAGATATCGCTGGTGCCCAGTTCACAGTCGAGTTCTGCGGAGACCGGTGTAAACACTTCGATGGTGACGCTGTCGCTTGCGCCCAACGATTCACCGTTGCTGTCCACTGCGACTACATCCAGCGGGTAGAAACCGTCGAGCAGCGGCGCGGTGAGGTCCAGGCTGTCGCCGCCCATTGCGGTCTGGCTGTTGCCGTCCAGGGATGCGGTTACGCCGGCGGCGTTTTCCAGGGTGTAGGAGACGGTGATTTCGCTACCCGCTTCCACCCGGCTGTTGTCCGCCGGCGCGGTGATTTCCACTGCGGGCTCCGGTACGACTTCATCGACCACGCGGATGGACAGGGTATCGCTGGCGGAAAGCTCCTGCCCCTGGCCGTCCACGGCCACCAGTTGCAGCTGGTAACTGCCCTCGACCGCCGGCGCGATGACAACAGCGCTGCCGCCGCTGGCGGTTTGCAGCAGGGTGCCGTCCAGGTAAATATTGACCGCGGCGGCCTGCGCCAGGGTGTATTGCACAGCGATCTGCGAGCCGGGCAGGAACTGGCTGCCGCTCGCGGGTGCGGTGATTGCCACCGAGGGCAATTGCCCCTGGTAGTACTCGCTGACGTTGGTGCCCACTTCGGCATTGCCCAGCACCACACGGTGATCCAGGCCCACAAATTTGCCGCTGCCGTCCTGCCAGAGTGCGGGTTTTAGCAGCGCGTATTTGTCTTCGTCCCAGGTGGTCCAGTCGTAGTGCCAGAGGCCGCCGGTATCCCCGGAGTTAGGGTTGAGGCACCAGAAGGTGTGGTGCAGGCCGTGCTCCACGATCAGGTCGCGGGCGTAGCCCATCCATTTTTCATTCTGGCCGCCATCCAGGTGGCCGCCCCACTCCCCGAGCAACAGCGGCGATATGCCCTGCTCGTGCAGGTAGAACCAGTTGTCCCGCCAGGCGTCCTCTATCAGCGATTGGTAAGTGAAGTCCGGCTCAAACCAGGGCTGCTGATAAACGGACGGGCCGTAGATATGCGGGGAGTAAACCAGTTGGTCCTGGTTGGCTCCCAGGTCGATGGGGTGATCGGCCGCGCCGCGCAGGTTTCCGCCCCACCAATAATTGTGGTAGTCCGGGCCGGCGCCGCCGCCCCAGCTGACGCCATCTTTGGGATAGGACTCTATCCCCTCGCAGAGCACCAGCAGGTTGGGGTTGATTGCCAGCACGCGTTTGGAGGCGGTTTCGCAGGCATACTTCCAGTTGTTGACGTCAGTGGAGCTGTCCCATTTGGCGTAGGGGTTGTCCGCCCAGGGTTTGCCGTGGGGCTCGTTTTCGATATCGAAGGCGATAACGGTATCGTCGTTCTTGTAACGGTCCGCCATCCACTCCCAGGTCTGGTAAAAGATTTCGCTGTCCAGGCTACCCTCGTACCACATGGGGTAGAAATGGCCGGCGTTGTCCGCCTCGGCGCTGTGCACGTCCACGAGGATTTTCACCCCGTATTTTTTCGCCAGGGCCACGGCTTCGTCGAAAATTTCCAGGGAGGTCATGCCCTCCAGTTCAGGGTTTACATGGGCGTTGATGTTGGGCACCGCGGCCATGCCGTTCTGCCACTCCCAGATCAGCTCAGTGGAAATCGGCACGCGCAGCAGGTTGATGCCCCGCTCCGCCAGGTCGCGCATGCGGCCTTCCAGGTTGGCGGCCCAGAGGCCGTGAAAAACCCGCTCGCCGGCGTTGAAGCCGAACCAGTTGGCGCCGGTGAGCCAGACCTGGTTGCCCTGCTTGTCGAGGATTTTATTGCCCTCCACGTGCAGCCAGTCGTCGTCGGGAAGGGGTTCCGCCGCCCGGGCCTGGGCAGCAGCGAACAGGGCGGCCGAAGCCGCCAGGGTGAGTAGAAGTTTCATGATCGGTTCCGTCGATTATTGGGGAAACGGCGGGCGGCGATCGCCGCCCGCGTTTTAAGATCAGTTGGCCGCACACACCGGCGTCTGGAAGTTGCCGCCGTGGCTGCCCTGGAAGCCGAAGCTGGTGCTGCCGCCCGGCTGCAGGTTGCCGTTCCACTCGGCGTTGGAGACGGTGAGAACCAGGCCGTCCGGAGACAGGTCAAAATTGCCGCTCCAGCCGTTTACCAGTCCGATCGGCTCGGCAAAGGTAAGGGTTATCTCCCAACCCTGGACCGCGGTATCGCCCTCGTTGGCCACGGTGACGCTGTTGAGTACGAAGCCGCTGTTCCATACGTCGGCGTTGCCGGGGGTGCAGCTCACCGCACCGGCCACCGGCTCGTAGACTTCCACGGTGACGCTGTCGCTCGCGGTCAGTTCCTCCCCGCCTTCGGTGGCGACGATTTCCAACTGGTACAGACCGGTTTCCGCGGGCGCCGGCACCACCAGTATTCCGGAGCCGCTGCCGCTAGCCACCAGCGCGCCGTCCAGGTACAGGTTGACGCCCTCGGCGTTCTGCAGGTTGTACTGCACCGGGATATCCGCACCCAGTGCAAAGCGCGCGCCCTCCGCCGGGCTGGAAATATTGACCGCGGGAATTTCCGGCGCTTCCACGTTGACGGAGACAGTGGCGGCCGAAGACGTCGCGCCTTGATCGTCAGTGACGGTGAAGGTGAAGCTGTCGGTGCCGAAGAAACCCGCCGCCGGGGTGTACAGGCGGCTGGCACCGCTGCCTTCGAGCGTGCCGTTGGCGGGGCCGCTGGCTACTGTATAGTCCGCAACGGTACCGTCGCTGTCACTGCCACTCAGGGTGATGGACAGGGAGGTTTCGTAGGGTGTGGAAAGGCTCTGGCTGTGGGCGCTGGGCGCGCAGTTGACACCGGTATCGCCACCGCAGCCGCCGCCGGGTTCCTGGCCCCATACCAGTTGGCCGTTGTCGTAGAGCCCGATCATCGGCGCCTGTTTATGGCTGCTGGTGTAGTCGTCCCAGGAGGGGTCGTTGTCCGGATTCCAGGGCGCGCCCTCGGGCACGGCGACGCGGTACTGGGTTTCCTTTTTCGACGCGGACTGGCCGCCGGGATAGATGTCCACACCGGCGAAGGACACTTCCACATAGTAGAGGTTGTCCGCCGGATCACCCCAGGGGTGCGGGCCGGTGTAACCGGTGCCCTGGCTGTAGGCACTGGTGAGGATCAGGTCCTCGGGACCGTAGCCGGCATCCACCAGTTCGGAAATATCGATCCAGTAGCGCAGGCTCAGGTTATCGGTGACGCGCGCCGGCCAGGCGGTGTGGTTGTGCACGTAGGAACTGATCTCCGTGTGGCGCGGGCCGCTGGAGTTGAGCTTGGCATCCACGAACAATTCCAGGTCGCGCTCTTCCGGCGCCGGGAACTGGGCCTCGGGTATGGGGTTGCCGCCGAAGTCCAGCCACAGCCGCGCCAGCGCGGAGGTGAAGCCGGAGTTGTAGTCGGTGGCCACCTCGTTGAGCACATAGTCGCCGCGGTCGTTGACGAAATTGTCGTTGGTGTCCGGACCACCCACCAAGGCACCCACCAGGGTGTGGCGGTTGTCCACCGGGTCCTGCAGGTTGTCATTCCAGGAACCGTGAGCGGTTCGGTGGTGCGGGGATGTTGGGTAGACGCTGCCATAGCCGATCTGGTAACTCATATTCATCGGGTTTTCCCCCAACAAATATTCCATCTGGCTCACGGCGAAATCGTAGTAGGTCTGCGCGCGGCCGTTGTCCGGGTCCGCGGATTGCAGGTAGTCCGAGTACACCAGAGCGATAAACGCGGTGTTGGCGGAGTAGCGCGCGGCCCCCCACTGGTCCAGGTGCGCGAGGCCGCCGGGGGTGTAGGTCACCCGCTGGCCGTCGTAACCGGTGGTCCAGAAGTCCAGCCAGCGCTCGGCGTCTGCGCGGTACTCGGCGTTACCGGTGAGCTGGGCCATCAGCACGTAGCTGCCGTAGCTCTTGTCGTCCCAGGCGTGGGTCCATTTGAAGGACCTGATGGACTGCTGGGGCTCGGTGGACAGGTTGCCGTAGTAGCTCACCGCCTTGTCCAGGTAGGCCTGGTCGCCGGTGGCGCGATAGAGCCAGGCGGCGCCCCACACCAGTTCGTCGTTGTAGCCGCTGTGGGATTTGTAGAAGGTGCCGGCGTCGGTGATGCAGTCGCTGTATACGCCGCGGAAGTTGTCGGCGAAGTTGTAGAGCTGTTCCGCGTGACTCAGCAGGTTCGCCGCGTAGGCAGCGTCGGTGGGCTCGAACACCATGGCGATGGCGGCGAGCGCCGCGGCGGTTTCCCCGGCCAGGTCGGAGCCCGGACAGCTGGCGTCGATCTTGTAGGAGGGCCGAGCCATGGGCATGACTTCCGCCGCGCCCCACCAGGCGTGGTCCTGTCCGCCGTTGCCCACCTGCCCCCAGAGTTCGTTGGGCGCGGTGTGCGCCTTGACGAAATAGTCGGCCACGAAGCGCAGGTTGTTCTGGATATGCTGCAGCTGGCCGGTCTGCGCGTAGGCATCGCGGTTCTCCACCACGCCCCAGGCCAGCAGGGTGGCGCTGGCGGCCATTGGGAAACCGAACTTCACGTGGTCGCCGGCATCGTACCAGCCGCCCAGCAGGTCCACATTGTTGTCGGCGCCGTCTGTCATGCCGGAATCGTCGCGCCACTCGTTGCGATTCCAGGAGGGGATGGGACCGGACTGCTGCGCCTCGTAAAAGTAAATGGATTTTTGCAGCGCTTCGCCGTAGTTAGCGGCGAGGGAATTTCCCGCCACCGTCACCCCGGCAACCAGTGCGCACAGCGGTTGACAGACTCTCATCAATCGTTTCATACAGAAGCCTCACTCTCTATGGTTGGGGAAGCTCTGAACAAACTGAGCCGTCGCTGCGGCTGCAAGCAACAATCCAAACAGCGGACCACTGCACGCGGGGACGCACTCTCAGACCTTCTTCCCTGTTGTTTTATTTTTTTGATTACCGCACTTTCAATCTAACGGCAGCAACCTATACATTCGTCTAAATAAGTGAAGCTTCACAATTTATTCACGCAAACTAGGTTCAACTTTGTGAAAACCACAAGGTTGAACCGCTGGATGAATAAGCTGTAGGGTGGATACAAATCGGCAGGATTGCCGATTTCCGGGAAAGCCGTGAAATAATTCCCGAGCCCAATGGCACTACACTAAGTTAAGGACTCGGGCGGTCCTGCTACCGGGGGCTTTTTGCGGGACACGGGCTGGGCGCCCCCCCTTAATCCATCCCTGGAGGCTTGTCCGCGAGGTCCCTCTCGCAGACAGTCCCGCAAAAAGCCCCCGGCATCAGGCCCTTCGCGTCAGGATTATCGCTTGACTTAGCGCCATTCATTCCCGACCCCCTTTGTAGGAGCGGCCGCTGGCCGCGATCGGCGCGTGCCACTAGCAGAGCCGATCGCGGCCAGCGGCCGCTCCTACAACAGTAAGGTCTGGGCGTCGCTACAGCAGCCCGGGGAAAAACCGGTAGCGCACCTGCCGGCAGTAGTCGACGTAGTCCGGATCGGCGCTCAGGTGGCGCTCCTCGGTAATCGCCCGCCAGTAATAGACCCAGGTCATCAGCAGCAGGCCGAGGGTCTGCGCCAGGGCCAGTTTCCAGCCGGCGTGGAAGGCACTGTAGACAATTGCCGGGAACATCACACACCACCAGGCGAAGTTTTTTGCTCCGTAGGCGGGGTGGCGTACCAGGGAATAGAGGCCGGTGCGGATAATGCCGCGGTTGGTAAGGTTGGAGAAACGCACCCCGAAGTGCAGGGTTGCGGCCATGTATATCAGGTAGCTGGCCAGCATCATGGAAGTGAACAGGGTCACGAACCAGGCGTTGCCCAGGCGCAACACTTCCCGTTCCCCCGGCGAGGCGTAATAGAGGCCCAGGTACATCTGGAACGGGGGGTAACACAACAGGCACACCACCCAGCCCAGCATCGTGGGCTCGGCGGAGCGGGTCTGGTTGTCCACCCAGCGGCTGGAAACCATGTAGCCGCACCAGGCCAGGGCCACGTCGATGGAAAATACCAGGGCCACGGAAATATTGAAAAAATCCAGGTTGAACTGGCGGTGGCTGTAGCGGTTTTCCGCGATGGCCGCGGGCAGGCCGTCGAACATATAGCCGACGTTGCTGACCAGATGGGGAAACTGATCGGCGAAAAACACCGTCATCAGCGGTGCGAAGAACAGTTTCACCAGCAGTGCGCGCAGGTTCTTACGGTCGTACTCGTCGAACTTCGGCCAGCGAAATGCGAACAGCGAGACCATCTTCAGGCAGCTGTTTGCCAGGTCCATCCTGTCCGCCTCCGGCGAGTGCTTGAGTGCGCGGGTCAGCAACACATAGGGCAGGCCGCCCCAGAGCCAGGCGGCCCAGGCCAGGTCCAGCAGGCGGAACCAGGGCTTGTAGTAGGCGTTGCCGCGGGCAAAGCCGTACTCGCCGGCGGTGCGGAAAAAGAAAATCACCAGTGCCAGCAGCCCCAGGTAGACCAGATAGTGCACCAGGGCCTCCATGGCGAAGCGCATCCAGTGACCGCGGGCCAGGGTCGGGTGCAGACGGAAGAAATCCCGCCCCTGCCAGAGCCTTAGCCGCGGCAGTTCCACTACCAGCATCGCGCAACTGCTGATGATCAGCGCGGCGAGAATGCTGTCCAGGCGGTTGTCGGTGACCTGGAAGCCGGCGATGGAGAGGCCGCTGTTCAACAGGCCGCCGGCGTTATAGGCCGCCGCGCAGATAAGTACCGCCATGGCGCCGACGGCGCCGGCGACCCAGGCGCGGTCGGTGATCCAGCTCTCTGCCCTGTCCGCGGCGGCCAGCGCCGCCGCGTTGGCTACTCCGCTGGACAAGGGACATCCCCCATAGCGGCGCTGAAAAATGGAAGTCTGCTCTGCATTTGAAGATTTCCTCTCGTTGTTATCGTTTTTTATTGGTTTTGTAGGATGGGCAACGCGTGCCCGTCACAGCCCGGCATGATGGGCACGCTGCGCTTTGCCCATCCTACCAAGAATACTGCCTTGTAGGAGCTTTCTTGCAGGCGAAAAGATCAGTGCTTCGTAGCCATTGGCTCCTACAGGGTAAGTGCCCCTTTAGTTACAAACGTTAAAGTTACCTCCCTGAACGTTCACGTCAATCCAATTGACGTTCTCACCGCAGGGCTGTTCGCGGACATTGGTGTTGAAAACGTCCAGATTGGCGATTGTGATGTCGCTGTTGTTGGGAAACTCGGAGCGCGCCGCCAGTCGCAGTTCGCCGCCGCCATTGATCACGCCGCCGTCCACGGTGACGTTGTGGCAGTTCTCGATCAGGATCGAGTTGTTGCCGTTGTCGGCGAAGTCGATGTTGTTCACCACCGCGCCGCCGGAGTTGGAAACGCAGAAGAAACCCCGCCCGCCGCGGCGGGATATGACGCGGTCGACGAAGATATTGGTGGGGTAACCGCCGTTGATGCGGCCATTCTCATTGGC carries:
- a CDS encoding cellulase family glycosylhydrolase gives rise to the protein MKLLLTLAASAALFAAAQARAAEPLPDDDWLHVEGNKILDKQGNQVWLTGANWFGFNAGERVFHGLWAANLEGRMRDLAERGINLLRVPISTELIWEWQNGMAAVPNINAHVNPELEGMTSLEIFDEAVALAKKYGVKILVDVHSAEADNAGHFYPMWYEGSLDSEIFYQTWEWMADRYKNDDTVIAFDIENEPHGKPWADNPYAKWDSSTDVNNWKYACETASKRVLAINPNLLVLCEGIESYPKDGVSWGGGAGPDYHNYWWGGNLRGAADHPIDLGANQDQLVYSPHIYGPSVYQQPWFEPDFTYQSLIEDAWRDNWFYLHEQGISPLLLGEWGGHLDGGQNEKWMGYARDLIVEHGLHHTFWCLNPNSGDTGGLWHYDWTTWDEDKYALLKPALWQDGSGKFVGLDHRVVLGNAEVGTNVSEYYQGQLPSVAITAPASGSQFLPGSQIAVQYTLAQAAAVNIYLDGTLLQTASGGSAVVIAPAVEGSYQLQLVAVDGQGQELSASDTLSIRVVDEVVPEPAVEITAPADNSRVEAGSEITVSYTLENAAGVTASLDGNSQTAMGGDSLDLTAPLLDGFYPLDVVAVDSNGESLGASDSVTIEVFTPVSAELDCELGTSDIWSNGFVLSNIAITNRGAPIQSWQLVLSFDSPVSAINGWSANFSLSPDGHTLTVSNLEWNGNLQTGQTVTFGFQGEHGGDFALPACSAN
- a CDS encoding glycoside hydrolase family 9 protein, which gives rise to MKRLMRVCQPLCALVAGVTVAGNSLAANYGEALQKSIYFYEAQQSGPIPSWNRNEWRDDSGMTDGADNNVDLLGGWYDAGDHVKFGFPMAASATLLAWGVVENRDAYAQTGQLQHIQNNLRFVADYFVKAHTAPNELWGQVGNGGQDHAWWGAAEVMPMARPSYKIDASCPGSDLAGETAAALAAIAMVFEPTDAAYAANLLSHAEQLYNFADNFRGVYSDCITDAGTFYKSHSGYNDELVWGAAWLYRATGDQAYLDKAVSYYGNLSTEPQQSIRSFKWTHAWDDKSYGSYVLMAQLTGNAEYRADAERWLDFWTTGYDGQRVTYTPGGLAHLDQWGAARYSANTAFIALVYSDYLQSADPDNGRAQTYYDFAVSQMEYLLGENPMNMSYQIGYGSVYPTSPHHRTAHGSWNDNLQDPVDNRHTLVGALVGGPDTNDNFVNDRGDYVLNEVATDYNSGFTSALARLWLDFGGNPIPEAQFPAPEERDLELFVDAKLNSSGPRHTEISSYVHNHTAWPARVTDNLSLRYWIDISELVDAGYGPEDLILTSAYSQGTGYTGPHPWGDPADNLYYVEVSFAGVDIYPGGQSASKKETQYRVAVPEGAPWNPDNDPSWDDYTSSHKQAPMIGLYDNGQLVWGQEPGGGCGGDTGVNCAPSAHSQSLSTPYETSLSITLSGSDSDGTVADYTVASGPANGTLEGSGASRLYTPAAGFFGTDSFTFTVTDDQGATSSAATVSVNVEAPEIPAVNISSPAEGARFALGADIPVQYNLQNAEGVNLYLDGALVASGSGSGILVVPAPAETGLYQLEIVATEGGEELTASDSVTVEVYEPVAGAVSCTPGNADVWNSGFVLNSVTVANEGDTAVQGWEITLTFAEPIGLVNGWSGNFDLSPDGLVLTVSNAEWNGNLQPGGSTSFGFQGSHGGNFQTPVCAAN
- a CDS encoding cellulase family glycosylhydrolase, whose protein sequence is MKNQTKENPPHRRWSTVAAALLLALLANTTLAVEPLTVNGNRILAGGQARSLAGPSFFWSNTGWGGERFYNTGAVSWVKSDWNATLVRAAMGVDEEGGYLEDPTGNKNRVVALVDAAIANDMYVIIDWHSHHAEDYTAQAVAFFEEMAQTYGHHDNVIYEIYNEPLQVSWSGVIKPYAETVISAIRAIDPDNLIIVGTPTWSQDVDAASWDPIRGYANIAYTLHFYAGTHKQYLRDKAQTALNNGIALFVTEWGAVNADGDGGVDYGETQTWMNFLEDNNLSHANWALNDKEEGASALVPGANVSGGWGQDQLTESGRLVRDIVRNWDGGGSACGGNCPPVADSQNLSTAYQTQLSITLSGSDSDGSITGYTLQNGPANGNLSGSGANRLYTPNSGFSGNDSFTFTATDNAGATSEPATVSITVGTPSGNGGVTCEPGTADVWSSGFVLSNVTVTNGGNSAIGSWQVTLQFPEAVVLTNGWNGNFNMSADGRTLTVSNISWNGNLQPGQSASFGFQGNHDGSFQMPVCSAN
- a CDS encoding DUF1295 domain-containing protein codes for the protein MSSGVANAAALAAADRAESWITDRAWVAGAVGAMAVLICAAAYNAGGLLNSGLSIAGFQVTDNRLDSILAALIISSCAMLVVELPRLRLWQGRDFFRLHPTLARGHWMRFAMEALVHYLVYLGLLALVIFFFRTAGEYGFARGNAYYKPWFRLLDLAWAAWLWGGLPYVLLTRALKHSPEADRMDLANSCLKMVSLFAFRWPKFDEYDRKNLRALLVKLFFAPLMTVFFADQFPHLVSNVGYMFDGLPAAIAENRYSHRQFNLDFFNISVALVFSIDVALAWCGYMVSSRWVDNQTRSAEPTMLGWVVCLLCYPPFQMYLGLYYASPGEREVLRLGNAWFVTLFTSMMLASYLIYMAATLHFGVRFSNLTNRGIIRTGLYSLVRHPAYGAKNFAWWCVMFPAIVYSAFHAGWKLALAQTLGLLLMTWVYYWRAITEERHLSADPDYVDYCRQVRYRFFPGLL
- a CDS encoding GNAT family N-acetyltransferase gives rise to the protein MSLDGLIVREARVDDYHSLAALEQKVIDAERPYNASLKEKDAYYYDIEKLISDRHSRLVVGEVSGDIIATGYVQVRHSKPALDHDNHGYLGFMYVAEEYRGLGLNRVILEDLVSWGQQRGVTYFYLDVYAENNSAVRAYEKFGFRGSLLEMKLNLES